From a single Candidatus Methanomethylicota archaeon genomic region:
- a CDS encoding oligosaccharide flippase family protein produces MSIGKVVKGSLWLYFSSIINNFIGYLYWIIATKFIESSIIGTTAAIVGFSSLIAVYFNLSLSSGEIRMIGKSLGLNDYERINYYFSNSLIISFFLSLIASILLFFLPDGFMGYSRIELSFASLFILIGYCSWSAIFSSFFIALLKTEIIALIALISQISKFIIGIFLLYIGMGLYGIIGGLIISILISDIIYIIMCKRIEWLKIKKLNKKIIKELIIASLPSYISAILGSTGSWLGIISIYGIIGGKTTGTYYISFMIASFVYTISSTILGLMFPLLSGMEDGRKRAISRAIRISYAITMPITALGILYPHVPLGFLGKEYLNSTLSLQILLIGTFIMPITSGFANLIYAYGKYKLVTLFGIASNIPRIILYIPMVNYFGDLGAAISYISGYFSELIVTIIMSKKIGFRLEFKPILVLTPLLIAILANLFSLHWIISTILVFIISIFVYARLNLIKKEDLKDIYEAIFSKRYFLSYARFIVHILYGE; encoded by the coding sequence ATGAGTATTGGAAAAGTTGTTAAAGGAAGTCTTTGGCTTTATTTTTCTTCTATTATAAATAATTTTATTGGTTATTTATATTGGATTATTGCTACAAAATTTATAGAATCATCAATTATAGGTACTACTGCAGCAATAGTTGGTTTTTCTTCTTTAATAGCTGTTTATTTTAATCTTAGTCTTTCTTCTGGAGAAATAAGAATGATAGGAAAATCATTAGGATTAAATGATTATGAAAGAATAAATTATTATTTTAGTAATTCTTTAATTATTAGTTTTTTTCTTTCTTTAATAGCTTCTATTTTATTATTTTTTCTACCTGATGGTTTTATGGGATATAGTAGAATAGAACTATCTTTTGCATCATTATTTATTTTAATAGGATATTGTAGTTGGAGTGCAATTTTTTCTTCTTTTTTTATAGCATTATTAAAAACTGAAATAATAGCATTAATAGCATTAATATCACAAATTTCAAAATTTATTATAGGTATTTTTCTTTTATATATTGGAATGGGTCTTTATGGAATTATTGGTGGTCTTATTATATCAATTTTAATTTCAGATATAATTTATATAATTATGTGTAAAAGAATTGAATGGTTAAAAATAAAAAAATTAAATAAAAAAATTATTAAAGAATTAATAATAGCAAGTTTACCATCATATATTTCAGCTATTTTAGGATCGACAGGAAGTTGGCTTGGAATAATAAGTATATATGGAATAATTGGAGGAAAAACTACAGGAACTTATTATATTTCATTTATGATTGCTTCATTTGTTTATACAATATCTTCAACAATTTTAGGATTAATGTTTCCTTTATTAAGTGGAATGGAAGATGGAAGAAAAAGAGCAATAAGTAGAGCAATAAGAATTTCCTATGCTATTACTATGCCAATTACAGCTCTTGGTATATTATATCCTCATGTTCCATTGGGATTTTTAGGTAAGGAATATTTAAATTCAACTCTTTCTTTACAAATATTATTAATTGGAACTTTTATAATGCCTATAACATCAGGATTTGCTAATTTAATATATGCATATGGAAAGTATAAACTTGTTACTTTATTTGGAATTGCATCAAATATTCCAAGAATAATACTTTATATCCCTATGGTTAATTATTTTGGAGATTTAGGAGCAGCTATATCTTATATAAGTGGATATTTCTCAGAATTAATTGTAACTATTATAATGTCGAAAAAAATAGGATTTAGATTAGAATTTAAACCAATTTTAGTATTAACTCCATTATTAATAGCCATATTAGCAAATTTATTTTCATTACATTGGATAATTTCAACTATTTTAGTATTTATAATATCTATATTTGTATATGCTAGATTAAATTTAATAAAAAAAGAAGATTTAAAAGATATTTATGAAGCAATTTTTTCAAAAAGATATTTTCTTTCATATGCAAGATTTATAGTTCATATACTTTATGGAGAATGA
- a CDS encoding ATP-binding protein, whose amino-acid sequence MMFYEIFPTNFYMLPENRQNELLAKFTLFLHSIPSTIRVIIIKGKRGVEIEGRIVVIEHPTFYIECQESIDNILESTQFLFQNIDSIPIPKIRKEKWNYLILEDGRFAKNFTIYELPSVLPIGFLSELYDIADLIQFKITSLPSEDAVSKLENYKKTLNALILTHLNKKRSPPQNLLLKKEMVEATLQAIIMGLSKLFKISINFTIFASSIKELKEKSKQLQNKLSARLIKIDSPKFLQKEIYEGDGKKLYVESNTICAFYPFVTSEIIESGGIFLGINVKSGAPVVFNPLIRPNLNISIIGTSGSGKSFTTKIFLKRLLEKHPDMLVYIIDPEGEYSALMNWLGGETINISSLELGLDPLILFEKGEAADIICDATGLIDRKDISRIRDLIMSSNSLLELYNKLPSDLKEKFSSIINGPESFIFRGESLLFSPKMSFNMKGVESKFIKQLSSLLIFGKIWQIVSKHNVFGISKATPRLIIVDEAWLFMEVPSAAIFLEKVARLGRKRNCILIINTQRPADIIEKNFGRTILENSATKIIMKQDELNKKIMSEIFGLSNQEIELTINLSQGEGLLMTETTHIWVHFLASSDDEYCLFTTKPSESMTF is encoded by the coding sequence ATGATGTTTTATGAAATTTTTCCTACAAATTTTTACATGCTTCCAGAAAATCGTCAAAATGAATTATTAGCTAAATTTACTTTATTTTTACATTCTATTCCTTCTACTATAAGAGTAATTATAATAAAAGGAAAAAGAGGAGTTGAAATTGAAGGAAGAATAGTTGTAATAGAACATCCTACATTTTATATAGAATGTCAAGAATCCATAGATAATATTTTAGAATCAACACAATTTCTTTTTCAAAATATAGATTCAATTCCAATTCCAAAAATAAGAAAGGAAAAATGGAATTATTTAATACTTGAAGATGGAAGATTTGCAAAAAATTTTACTATTTATGAATTACCATCAGTATTACCAATAGGTTTCTTATCTGAATTATATGATATTGCAGATTTAATACAATTTAAAATAACTTCACTTCCATCTGAAGATGCGGTATCAAAGCTTGAAAATTATAAAAAAACATTAAATGCCTTAATATTAACTCATTTAAATAAGAAACGCTCTCCTCCTCAAAATTTATTATTAAAAAAAGAAATGGTTGAAGCTACTTTACAAGCTATAATAATGGGATTATCAAAATTATTTAAAATATCTATTAATTTTACTATTTTTGCTTCATCAATAAAAGAACTTAAAGAAAAATCAAAACAACTTCAAAATAAACTTTCAGCTCGTTTAATAAAAATAGATTCACCTAAATTTTTACAAAAAGAAATTTATGAAGGAGATGGAAAGAAATTATATGTTGAAAGTAATACTATTTGTGCTTTTTATCCTTTTGTAACTAGTGAAATAATTGAATCAGGAGGAATTTTCTTAGGTATAAATGTTAAATCAGGTGCACCAGTAGTTTTTAATCCACTTATAAGACCTAATTTAAATATAAGTATTATTGGAACAAGTGGCTCAGGAAAATCTTTTACAACAAAAATTTTTCTTAAGCGTTTATTAGAAAAACATCCAGATATGCTTGTCTATATTATTGATCCTGAAGGTGAATATAGTGCTTTAATGAATTGGCTTGGAGGAGAGACTATTAATATTTCTTCATTAGAACTTGGATTAGATCCTTTAATTCTTTTTGAAAAAGGAGAAGCTGCTGATATAATATGTGATGCAACTGGACTTATTGATAGAAAAGATATTTCTAGAATAAGAGATTTAATAATGTCTTCTAATTCACTTTTAGAACTTTATAATAAACTTCCAAGTGATTTAAAAGAAAAATTTTCTTCTATAATTAATGGTCCTGAATCTTTTATATTTAGAGGAGAATCATTATTATTTTCACCAAAAATGTCATTTAATATGAAAGGAGTAGAATCTAAATTTATTAAACAATTATCTTCATTATTAATATTTGGAAAAATATGGCAAATAGTATCAAAACATAATGTATTTGGAATTTCAAAAGCAACTCCTAGATTAATAATAGTAGATGAAGCTTGGTTATTTATGGAAGTTCCATCTGCAGCTATATTTTTAGAAAAAGTTGCAAGACTTGGAAGAAAGAGAAATTGTATTTTAATAATTAATACTCAAAGACCTGCTGATATTATAGAAAAAAATTTTGGAAGAACAATATTAGAAAATTCTGCTACAAAAATAATTATGAAACAAGATGAATTAAATAAAAAAATTATGAGTGAGATTTTTGGACTTAGTAATCAAGAAATTGAACTTACTATAAATCTTTCACAAGGTGAGGGACTTTTAATGACTGAAACTACACATATTTGGGTACATTTCTTAGCATCTTCTGATGATGAATATTGTTTATTTACTACAAAACCATCAGAATCTATGACTTTTTAA
- a CDS encoding NAD-dependent epimerase/dehydratase family protein, with the protein MLNLIIITGGAGFIGSHLADRLGNVKILDNLSSGRIENIKSHNFLYIDLKNFEDLLKAIEETETIFHFAANPEVRVSTINPEIHFNENIVATFNLLEAMRRKDVKEIVFASSSSVYGEPDYIPVNENASIKPISIYGASKASCENLIHAYSKLYGIKAIILRYANVVGPRLRHGVVYDFLIKLMKNSKILEILGDGNQIRSYIHIEDAIDATIIAWKNSSRNFEVYNIGNEDWISVNDVAKITLEVLGLKNTNFIYKPILNGIGWLGDVKCIALSIEKIKSLGWKPKMNSKEALIKTIHSLLNELKNKN; encoded by the coding sequence GTGCTTAATTTGATAATAATAACTGGAGGAGCTGGATTTATTGGAAGTCATTTAGCAGATAGACTTGGTAATGTAAAAATCTTAGATAATCTTAGTAGTGGAAGAATTGAAAATATTAAATCTCATAATTTTTTATATATAGATTTAAAGAATTTTGAAGATTTATTAAAAGCAATTGAAGAAACAGAAACAATATTTCATTTTGCAGCTAATCCAGAAGTTAGAGTAAGTACAATAAATCCAGAAATACATTTTAATGAAAATATAGTAGCAACATTTAATTTATTAGAAGCTATGAGAAGAAAAGATGTAAAAGAAATTGTATTTGCTTCTTCAAGTAGTGTTTATGGAGAACCAGATTATATACCAGTTAATGAAAATGCTTCTATAAAACCAATATCAATTTATGGAGCAAGTAAAGCTTCTTGTGAAAATTTAATTCATGCTTATAGTAAACTTTATGGAATTAAAGCTATTATTCTTCGTTATGCTAATGTTGTAGGTCCTAGATTGAGACATGGAGTTGTTTATGATTTTTTAATAAAACTTATGAAAAATTCAAAAATTTTAGAAATTTTAGGAGATGGAAATCAAATAAGAAGTTATATTCATATAGAAGATGCCATAGATGCTACTATAATAGCATGGAAAAATTCATCAAGAAATTTTGAAGTATATAATATAGGAAATGAAGATTGGATAAGTGTTAATGATGTAGCTAAAATTACATTAGAAGTATTAGGATTAAAGAATACAAATTTTATTTATAAACCTATTTTAAATGGTATTGGTTGGCTTGGAGATGTAAAATGTATAGCTTTATCTATTGAAAAAATTAAATCTTTAGGATGGAAGCCTAAAATGAATAGTAAAGAAGCTTTAATAAAAACTATTCATAGTCTTTTAAATGAATTAAAAAATAAAAATTAG
- a CDS encoding methyl-accepting chemotaxis protein yields the protein MVQEFLKSRQGLVDSAKKGKTLSEEAVLSAQKSMEVVNIISQITEKAKSSLNYLEDASKKISEVIDTIKDIADQTSLLALNAAIEAARAGEAGRGFAVVASEIRKLAEETRKSVDTTQQLVKKVQEATNNTLDNMRDLTNKLSEGSNVIMSGIESLKKLSSVTIEISDAVFGRGAMAQAIMEMIKKIKESIEEVASAAEENASATEEITSSIEEVSSSLESQKEIINELTK from the coding sequence ATTGTTCAAGAATTTTTAAAATCTAGACAAGGTCTTGTAGATAGTGCAAAAAAAGGAAAAACATTATCTGAAGAAGCAGTATTAAGTGCTCAAAAATCCATGGAAGTAGTAAATATTATTTCTCAAATTACAGAAAAAGCAAAATCTTCTCTTAATTATTTAGAAGATGCAAGTAAAAAAATTAGTGAAGTTATAGATACTATAAAAGATATTGCAGATCAAACATCATTATTAGCATTAAATGCTGCTATAGAAGCAGCTAGAGCAGGAGAAGCAGGAAGAGGTTTTGCAGTTGTAGCAAGTGAAATAAGAAAACTTGCAGAAGAAACAAGAAAATCTGTAGATACTACACAACAATTAGTTAAAAAAGTACAAGAAGCAACAAATAATACTCTTGATAATATGAGAGATTTAACTAATAAATTAAGTGAAGGTAGTAATGTAATAATGTCAGGTATAGAATCATTAAAGAAATTATCTTCAGTAACAATTGAAATTTCAGATGCTGTATTTGGAAGGGGGGCAATGGCTCAAGCAATAATGGAGATGATAAAAAAGATTAAAGAATCAATTGAAGAAGTTGCATCTGCAGCAGAAGAAAATGCTTCTGCTACAGAAGAAATAACTTCATCAATTGAAGAAGTTTCATCATCCTTAGAATCTCAAAAAGAAATAATTAATGAACTTACTAAATAA
- a CDS encoding single-stranded DNA-binding protein: MSEIRKIEDLNPASRRIDLLVKVLEISPIKEVSTKDGKKHNVVEVLVGDNTGCVLMSLWDNDINKVKVGQTISIKNAYITLFRGSMRLNIGKYGSIELSKEEINEVNMENNISNRSYNQQIPRFRPLYGNDYKKSRRRR, translated from the coding sequence ATGTCTGAAATAAGAAAAATTGAAGATTTAAATCCTGCTTCAAGGAGAATAGACCTCTTAGTAAAAGTTTTAGAAATAAGTCCAATTAAAGAAGTTTCTACAAAAGATGGAAAAAAACATAATGTTGTAGAAGTATTAGTTGGAGACAATACTGGATGTGTATTAATGAGTCTTTGGGATAATGATATAAATAAAGTTAAAGTAGGTCAAACTATTTCTATAAAAAATGCTTACATTACATTATTTAGAGGTTCAATGCGATTAAATATAGGAAAATATGGTAGTATAGAATTATCAAAAGAAGAGATAAATGAAGTAAATATGGAAAATAATATTTCCAATAGATCATATAATCAACAAATACCAAGATTTCGTCCTTTATATGGAAATGATTATAAAAAATCAAGAAGAAGACGTTAA